A segment of the Bacteroides acidifaciens genome:
TTTTTTTCATCAAGAAGCAGGCATTCATGTTTTGGGCGACTCCGTCTCTCATTTGATAAGAGAAAGTGAGTTCATTATTCGTAATATCTGCTTCGAAACAGTAGTTGCAGATATTCTGTGGGAAAGATTCTATTAAAGTTCCCAGTAAAATGTCGTGGGTAGCGATAATACCATTGGTATTCATATTCATAAATTGCTTGATGAGGGCAAAAGAACCTTTTTGCTTGTCTATGGAGTTTGTACCTTTCAGAATTTCGTCAAGGATGATAAAAAGTTCTTCTCCTACTTCTAGTTTATCTATGATTAGTTTTAGCCGTTTCAGCTCAGCAAAGAAATAAGATTCGTTATCAGTTAGAGAATCACTGGTGCGCAGACTGGTCACAAGTCGTGCCGGATATATCTTCATCCGGTTTGCCCAAACAGGAGCGCCTATGCATGCTAAAAGATAATTCACCCCTATGGTACGTAAGTAAGTACTTTTGCCAGCCATATTCGCTCCAGTGATAATAATGAAGAAAGGACGTTTGTCGATGTTTATTCCATTGCGTACACATTTGTTACGGTCCATTAAAGGATGACCGAGCGCTTCGGCTTGCAGTTGGAAAGATTGAGAGCAAATCTCTGGATAAATATATTCGGGATGATTGTATGCAAATGTTGCCAGAGAACAGTAAGCATCTATTTCTCCAATTGTTTCTATCCAGCGGGGAAGGTTGTCAGCATGCATTTCTTTCCATTGCTCGATTCTCATCACTTGGCGTAATTCCCAAAATATAAGTCCATTGAGAAAAGTACTCATTAGTAAATTGTTTCGTTGGTCTAGTGCATTCATTAATTTGGAAAGCTGGCGAACTGCTTGAGAAGCAGTTTCATTCTGATTGGTAAGTTCCGCTTTTAGTTGTTGCAAGACAGGACTGCGCATCTCCTTTTTTTCCGTAAGAAGAATCTGGTCGGCATATGTAGAAAGAATTTGCAGTTTTTCACCATAAGTTGTTTGTAGTTTCGTGATTCCTTTGGAGAAAATAGAGCTGAATACTACAAAACTTATAAACACTCCGCCAGCAGCGCTGGCAGGTAAAATATCTAAAAAAGTAAGACTTATACATACGAGATTGACAATACTTACCGTTGTCGGGATGATACGTAATAATGCATGTTTCCGGTAGTAACTCGGACTGTCGGCCCATTTCTTAATTTCGGCAGTATCGGCAGGCTTTCCTTTATATAGTAATCCGAGTAAGCGGATTTGTTGTCGATATTCCAGTTCGGTTGATAACTCTCGGATAGCTTCCTGGCGTTGTTCAATGGCTTCCTTTTTTTTCAGATGAGTATTGAACCAGTTGGCAAGATGTTGTTTGCCGACAGGTGTTGACGTACGATTGATATATTGGAAAAGAGAATGTTCACCGAATATGTCCAAATCAAATGTATAGAGATGTCTGGGATCGATATATTCCTCACCATCCTCAAAATCAGAGAAATCATATTGAATAGCTCTCAATTCCTGTTCATTGATTACTATTTTCTTTTTCAGAAAATCCTTCTGATGAAACCAGAAGTTGTGTCGTTTTACCAGCCAGATAAATAAGATAAAAGGCAGGATAGCAAATACGGAAATATACAGCCACCCGTCAGACCAAAAGACAATAGCGCCCGCTATGGCGCCAATAAACAAAATCAACCGTAAGAGGCTGATGTAATAAATACGTTTCCGGGTATTTTGTAACTCCAGTTCTGCTTTCTGAATAATTTGTTGATATCTAGAGATAATCTGTTCCAGTTTTTCCATGATAAATTCAATACTTTTTCGCAAAGGTAATATAATTCATAGCGGTCGTGATAAGAGCTTGTTTCAGTCAGAAGCAGATTTACCGTTTATTAACGGACGGTTATTGAAATATAGATTCAACAATAATTATCTGGATGTCTTTTATGATAACACATGTAGAGTAACGACATTAGGGAAGCAAATAATTGGTTTCCAGTTCCTTTTTTGATATTTCTGTATTTCCCCTTGCATTTATCCGCTAAAATTTATAACTTTCCACACTAAAATGCGTTTAAACAGGAAAGGAGGATGGCTTATGAAGAAAGGATGTGTCTTATTGTTGTTGATGGGCGTAATTAGCCTTCCGATAAGTGCGCAGAACATTATTTATTCCAACCTGAAAGAGTTGCTTGCTCAGGATGGCGATACCATTGCTGTGTTGCGGATAGAAAAGCGTTCCCGAAATCAGATAGTGTTGACAGGCGGAGCTGATTATCGGATAACTGCCGGTAATGATGAGTCTATGGGGCGAAGATTAAAAAAACGTAGTTTTGCTGTGCGCGATGAAAAAGGAGATTTATATTTGAATTGTCGTAAGTTACGATATAAGAGATTACGTTTTGGGGCTTGGTATGCTCCGGCTGTCCAATTAGATAAAAAAATCTATTTCTGCGCCATGCCCTTAGGCTCGGTTGTCGGCGGAAATT
Coding sequences within it:
- a CDS encoding MutS family DNA mismatch repair protein — encoded protein: MEKLEQIISRYQQIIQKAELELQNTRKRIYYISLLRLILFIGAIAGAIVFWSDGWLYISVFAILPFILFIWLVKRHNFWFHQKDFLKKKIVINEQELRAIQYDFSDFEDGEEYIDPRHLYTFDLDIFGEHSLFQYINRTSTPVGKQHLANWFNTHLKKKEAIEQRQEAIRELSTELEYRQQIRLLGLLYKGKPADTAEIKKWADSPSYYRKHALLRIIPTTVSIVNLVCISLTFLDILPASAAGGVFISFVVFSSIFSKGITKLQTTYGEKLQILSTYADQILLTEKKEMRSPVLQQLKAELTNQNETASQAVRQLSKLMNALDQRNNLLMSTFLNGLIFWELRQVMRIEQWKEMHADNLPRWIETIGEIDAYCSLATFAYNHPEYIYPEICSQSFQLQAEALGHPLMDRNKCVRNGINIDKRPFFIIITGANMAGKSTYLRTIGVNYLLACIGAPVWANRMKIYPARLVTSLRTSDSLTDNESYFFAELKRLKLIIDKLEVGEELFIILDEILKGTNSIDKQKGSFALIKQFMNMNTNGIIATHDILLGTLIESFPQNICNYCFEADITNNELTFSYQMRDGVAQNMNACFLMKKMGIAVVNDFPPS
- a CDS encoding DUF6563 family protein encodes the protein MKKGCVLLLLMGVISLPISAQNIIYSNLKELLAQDGDTIAVLRIEKRSRNQIVLTGGADYRITAGNDESMGRRLKKRSFAVRDEKGDLYLNCRKLRYKRLRFGAWYAPAVQLDKKIYFCAMPLGSVVGGNFVEEDDVKLGGNIGDVLAASSLVTKRVCYELNAETGKIEFLDKDKMLELLKKHPELKQAYLKDDSPEAKHTFKYLLELRDKQK